From the genome of Geoglobus ahangari, one region includes:
- a CDS encoding LSm family protein: MARPLDVLNKSLNTSVLVRLKGGREFRGILDGYDIHMNLVLINAEEIQDGEVIKKLGSVVIRGDTVVFVSPSQ, translated from the coding sequence ATGGCAAGGCCTCTTGATGTGCTGAACAAGTCGCTGAACACGTCTGTGCTGGTAAGGCTTAAGGGTGGAAGGGAGTTCAGGGGGATACTGGACGGTTACGACATTCACATGAACCTCGTGCTGATCAATGCTGAGGAGATTCAGGACGGTGAGGTAATCAAGAAGCTCGGGAGTGTGGTTATTAGGGGAGATACCGTCGTTTTCGTTTCTCCATCGCAGTGA
- a CDS encoding 50S ribosomal protein L37e produces MSDGTAAMGKRGRKIVHIKCRRCGRVSFHRRKGYCAACGFGRSKRIRSYNWVRKKKDRY; encoded by the coding sequence ATGTCTGACGGAACGGCTGCAATGGGTAAGAGGGGCAGGAAGATCGTTCACATAAAGTGCAGAAGGTGTGGACGGGTCTCGTTCCACAGGAGGAAGGGCTACTGCGCTGCATGCGGATTTGGCAGGAGCAAGAGGATTAGGAGCTACAACTGGGTCAGGAAGAAGAAGGACAGGTACTGA
- the purF gene encoding amidophosphoribosyltransferase, with the protein MCGVVGVFCRDENLTSRLAFFSLYSLQHRGQESAGIAVFGDYIHIHKGMGLVSEVFDEKKLNEMRGNIAVGHVRYSTTGESRIENAQPLLVKTKSGALAIAHNGNLVNYQSLREELENGGAVFITDSDTEVIAKLISKQLLNGDVVSALKSVSQMLSGSYTLVMAINDTLIGYRDPLGFKPLIVGEGDFGYVIASESCAIDAVGARVLRDVEPGEAVVIREGEMEFVRVERSDRKALCVFEYIYFARPDSIIDGISVYDVRQKIGRILARESPVEADMVSPVPDSGTTSAIGFSKESGIEYLEALIKNRYVGRTFILPNQSVRELSVKIKMNAVKSNVDGKRVVLIDDSIVRGTTSRKIVDMVRNAGAKEVHFRVGSPPIISPCYFGIDMSTREELIASSKSVEEIREEINADSLAYLSLDGLVEAVGMKKEDLCLACLTADYPVDVSEAAGCRRC; encoded by the coding sequence ATGTGTGGTGTTGTTGGGGTATTCTGCAGGGATGAGAACCTAACCTCCCGCCTCGCCTTCTTTTCCCTCTATTCTCTCCAGCATCGCGGTCAGGAGTCTGCTGGCATTGCCGTTTTTGGTGACTACATCCACATCCACAAGGGGATGGGGCTTGTAAGCGAGGTGTTTGACGAGAAGAAGCTCAATGAGATGAGGGGAAACATAGCTGTGGGCCACGTCAGGTACTCGACCACCGGGGAGAGCAGGATAGAGAACGCCCAGCCCCTTCTGGTGAAGACGAAAAGTGGCGCGCTTGCAATAGCCCACAACGGAAACCTCGTCAACTACCAGTCGCTCAGGGAGGAGCTCGAGAATGGAGGAGCGGTGTTCATCACAGACTCTGACACTGAGGTCATTGCAAAGCTGATATCCAAGCAGCTGCTCAACGGCGACGTCGTCTCCGCTCTCAAGTCTGTTTCCCAGATGCTCAGCGGCAGCTACACCCTCGTAATGGCAATAAACGACACGCTGATTGGGTACCGCGACCCTCTCGGCTTCAAGCCCCTCATCGTCGGAGAGGGGGATTTTGGCTACGTAATCGCCAGCGAGAGCTGTGCGATTGATGCTGTTGGTGCGAGGGTTCTCAGGGACGTTGAGCCAGGAGAAGCTGTGGTTATCAGGGAGGGGGAGATGGAGTTCGTTAGAGTTGAGCGATCTGACAGGAAAGCGCTGTGCGTTTTCGAGTACATCTACTTCGCCCGTCCCGACTCGATAATTGACGGGATAAGCGTTTATGATGTCAGGCAGAAGATAGGCAGGATACTCGCGAGGGAGAGCCCAGTTGAGGCGGACATGGTGTCTCCAGTCCCGGACAGCGGGACGACATCTGCCATAGGTTTTTCCAAGGAGTCGGGCATAGAGTACCTCGAGGCCCTCATAAAGAACAGGTACGTTGGTAGGACTTTCATTCTCCCAAACCAGAGTGTCAGAGAGCTCTCAGTGAAGATCAAGATGAACGCGGTCAAGAGCAACGTTGATGGGAAGAGGGTGGTGCTGATTGACGACAGCATAGTCAGGGGGACGACCAGCAGGAAGATTGTTGACATGGTGAGAAACGCTGGAGCGAAAGAGGTGCACTTCAGGGTCGGGAGCCCGCCGATAATCTCCCCATGCTACTTCGGCATAGACATGTCCACGAGAGAGGAGCTCATAGCCTCAAGCAAGAGCGTGGAGGAGATAAGGGAGGAGATAAACGCGGACAGCCTCGCATACCTGAGCCTTGACGGGCTCGTCGAGGCGGTGGGAATGAAAAAAGAGGATCTCTGCCTTGCATGCCTCACCGCAGACTACCCCGTGGATGTCAGCGAGGCTGCTGGTTGCAGGAGGTGCTGA
- a CDS encoding S-methyl-5-thioribose-1-phosphate isomerase, whose product MRTIFWEENAVKMIDQTKLPDSFEILTCKTVEELGEAIKRLSVRGAPALEAAGGYGVALAVHERSFSSTDELKEHIRKRAEYLASTRPTAVNLFVGIERVLKKALEGESIEEIREIAVREANRIADEDVERNMKMGEIGAELLEDGDVVMTICNTGRLATVDWGTALGVIRSAVKQGKNIRVIACETRPLNQGSRLTTWELMQDGIDVTLITDSMAGMVMQRGMVDKVIVGADRIVRDAVFNKIGTYTLSVLAKAHGIPFYVAAPKTTFDWGKEAKDVTIEERSREELVYCHIKCRNSLIAPRDVKVFNPAFDATPLENVTAIVTEYGIIYPPYEKSVPEILRL is encoded by the coding sequence ATGAGAACGATATTCTGGGAGGAGAACGCGGTAAAGATGATAGACCAGACCAAGCTCCCGGACAGCTTCGAGATTCTCACCTGCAAAACCGTTGAGGAGCTTGGAGAGGCTATAAAGAGGCTATCCGTCAGGGGAGCTCCAGCTTTAGAGGCCGCGGGCGGTTACGGTGTAGCCCTTGCCGTTCACGAGAGGAGTTTCTCCAGCACTGACGAGCTGAAGGAGCACATCAGGAAAAGGGCAGAATACCTCGCATCAACAAGGCCCACCGCGGTGAACCTCTTCGTCGGCATAGAGAGGGTTCTGAAAAAGGCCCTCGAAGGAGAGAGCATTGAGGAGATAAGGGAGATAGCGGTCAGGGAGGCAAACAGGATTGCGGATGAGGACGTCGAGAGGAACATGAAGATGGGCGAGATTGGTGCGGAATTGCTTGAGGATGGAGACGTCGTCATGACGATCTGCAACACTGGCAGGCTCGCGACGGTTGACTGGGGTACCGCGCTAGGTGTGATAAGGAGCGCTGTTAAGCAGGGGAAAAACATCAGGGTTATCGCCTGTGAGACGAGGCCTCTGAATCAGGGATCGAGGCTTACAACATGGGAGCTCATGCAGGACGGCATTGACGTCACCCTAATCACCGACAGCATGGCAGGGATGGTTATGCAGAGGGGCATGGTGGACAAGGTGATAGTCGGGGCGGACAGGATTGTTAGAGATGCGGTGTTCAACAAAATCGGAACCTACACCCTCTCCGTGCTCGCAAAGGCTCACGGGATTCCGTTCTACGTGGCTGCCCCGAAGACGACATTTGACTGGGGTAAGGAGGCGAAGGACGTGACAATAGAGGAGAGGAGCAGGGAGGAGCTCGTGTACTGTCACATAAAGTGTAGAAACAGCCTGATAGCACCGAGGGACGTGAAGGTCTTCAATCCGGCATTCGACGCCACCCCCCTCGAGAACGTGACGGCCATAGTGACCGAGTACGGGATAATCTACCCTCCATATGAGAAAAGTGTCCCAGAAATTCTGAGGCTGTGA
- a CDS encoding cytochrome c3 family protein, whose product MKHLFRALFVLVNILIIFVAVILALRAMGEEVYPGLADKLLGVEGMYGISGEQKELAKKPVHAEGREYCSNCHAEIYEKSNQGKHNFDCQTCHGPAGDHPAAKMKVDDSREFCLGCHKPTIGRDPNTIRILYDWEEHGKGRLCVACHDPHHPWFI is encoded by the coding sequence ATGAAGCATTTGTTTAGAGCGCTATTCGTTCTTGTTAACATTCTTATCATCTTTGTTGCTGTTATTCTCGCCCTCCGCGCCATGGGAGAGGAGGTTTATCCCGGACTTGCTGACAAGCTGCTCGGCGTGGAGGGGATGTACGGGATAAGTGGTGAGCAGAAGGAGCTGGCAAAAAAGCCAGTGCACGCGGAGGGAAGGGAGTACTGCAGCAACTGCCATGCTGAGATCTACGAGAAGAGCAATCAGGGGAAGCACAACTTCGACTGCCAAACTTGCCACGGGCCTGCCGGAGATCACCCTGCAGCGAAGATGAAGGTTGACGACTCAAGGGAGTTCTGCCTTGGCTGTCACAAGCCAACGATCGGCAGGGATCCCAACACGATAAGGATACTGTACGACTGGGAGGAGCACGGGAAGGGAAGGCTGTGTGTCGCCTGCCACGACCCGCACCACCCGTGGTTTATCTGA
- a CDS encoding 4Fe-4S dicluster domain-containing protein — protein MKRREFIKRVVAGSAVIFFMKPAKSEDVFVYVVDSEKCIGCGSCVRACRAENHVPEEKYRTWVERYVVTSDGELENVFVESPHGGEFGFEELDIDKDKILRAYFVPKLCMHCDKPPCVKVCPVNATWITEEGVVLIDKSHCIGCKYCIQACPYGARYFNHHERVVDKCTWCYHRIMRGMKPACVTVCPTGARIFGKISDEHIQKVLRERNVRILKPELNTRPKVFYENIGWEVW, from the coding sequence ATGAAGAGGAGAGAGTTCATCAAGAGAGTTGTTGCGGGTTCAGCAGTCATATTTTTCATGAAACCTGCCAAGAGTGAGGACGTTTTTGTTTATGTTGTTGATTCGGAGAAGTGCATAGGCTGCGGTAGCTGTGTTAGGGCCTGCAGGGCTGAGAACCACGTCCCGGAGGAAAAGTACAGGACGTGGGTCGAGAGGTATGTCGTGACGTCTGATGGTGAGCTCGAAAACGTCTTCGTCGAGTCACCGCATGGCGGTGAGTTCGGGTTTGAAGAGCTCGACATAGACAAGGACAAGATTCTGAGGGCATACTTCGTCCCGAAGCTCTGCATGCACTGTGACAAGCCTCCGTGCGTCAAGGTCTGTCCGGTAAACGCGACCTGGATAACCGAGGAGGGCGTGGTGCTGATCGACAAGAGCCACTGCATAGGGTGTAAGTACTGCATTCAGGCCTGCCCCTATGGAGCGAGGTACTTCAACCACCACGAAAGGGTTGTGGACAAGTGCACGTGGTGCTACCACAGGATCATGAGGGGGATGAAGCCCGCTTGCGTGACGGTGTGTCCAACAGGAGCGAGAATATTCGGAAAGATCTCCGACGAGCACATCCAGAAAGTTCTGAGGGAGAGGAACGTCAGGATACTGAAGCCCGAGCTCAACACGAGGCCCAAGGTGTTTTATGAAAACATCGGATGGGAGGTGTGGTAA
- the nrfD gene encoding NrfD/PsrC family molybdoenzyme membrane anchor subunit: protein MSTTVVEGFVYPNHEVFWGILIVVYPYIVSIITGMVTVYAIAEFWRKELKDLEKLVVMSSLPFVLSALLPLLLDLGQPQRAFEIYVTPNYSSVMAVFGIVYLTELFTLLGEMWFLFRVDIVKRAMSEENPVIRLLFKILTLGVYDISDEARRVDKKVIKILTGVELIAAWCLSYVSFLFGVVKSNPWWNTTILPVSFVFGGLAAGGAMVLLLYLVFTRVYGVERKPEVISTVANYVFYFMLAAFALETINTILYAYKEDIAWAVIKLASTQLAIPLAIQVIGSLEALLFLKYVCYKCNVGKINTAFIAIASITILVVVFAMRWNMVIGAQLIDYSLRGFVSYTPPLWGREGLFAALAVLMAPLAMLPIVAYLFPPYEKKFRAEL, encoded by the coding sequence GTGAGCACCACTGTAGTTGAGGGATTCGTTTACCCCAACCACGAGGTCTTCTGGGGAATTCTCATAGTTGTCTATCCGTACATTGTCAGCATCATCACGGGGATGGTCACGGTATATGCCATAGCTGAGTTCTGGAGGAAGGAGCTGAAGGATCTTGAAAAGCTTGTTGTGATGTCGAGTTTGCCCTTCGTTCTCTCTGCTCTCCTGCCTCTGCTCCTCGACCTCGGTCAGCCACAGAGGGCATTCGAGATCTATGTGACTCCAAACTACAGCTCCGTCATGGCAGTTTTCGGTATAGTCTATCTCACAGAGCTATTCACTTTGCTCGGGGAAATGTGGTTCCTTTTTAGGGTGGATATAGTCAAGAGAGCGATGAGTGAGGAGAATCCGGTAATTAGACTGCTCTTCAAGATCCTTACGTTAGGCGTTTACGACATCAGCGACGAGGCAAGGAGGGTCGACAAGAAGGTGATAAAGATCTTGACTGGGGTTGAGCTCATTGCGGCGTGGTGTCTGAGCTACGTCTCGTTCCTCTTCGGTGTTGTGAAGTCCAACCCGTGGTGGAACACCACGATTCTGCCGGTGAGCTTTGTCTTCGGTGGACTTGCTGCTGGAGGTGCGATGGTTCTCTTGCTATACCTCGTCTTCACGAGAGTCTACGGGGTGGAGAGGAAGCCCGAGGTCATCTCGACCGTGGCCAACTACGTCTTCTACTTCATGCTCGCGGCCTTTGCTCTGGAAACGATAAACACAATACTCTACGCATACAAGGAGGACATAGCCTGGGCGGTCATCAAGCTCGCGTCAACTCAGCTCGCCATTCCACTCGCGATTCAGGTGATCGGCTCCCTCGAGGCCCTCCTGTTCCTCAAGTATGTCTGCTACAAGTGTAACGTTGGCAAGATAAACACGGCGTTCATAGCCATAGCCTCGATTACCATACTCGTCGTCGTCTTCGCGATGAGATGGAACATGGTCATAGGCGCGCAGCTGATAGACTACAGCCTGAGAGGCTTCGTCTCCTACACTCCACCGCTGTGGGGAAGGGAGGGACTGTTCGCAGCACTTGCAGTACTGATGGCACCACTGGCCATGCTGCCAATCGTAGCATACTTATTCCCACCGTACGAAAAGAAGTTCAGGGCTGAGTTATGA
- a CDS encoding NapC/NirT family cytochrome c produces the protein MKWVCPFCQTENDTKEYKCEVCGKEFKKSGDRLVEVKKRPPEYLISLFLIGVFILGNVVLIAIEYASDPELCTTCHQMEYYFHSWEESTHRGVKCYLCHYGSNPVDFLKGAYHSLSVLTAKQPPYVNLPANISSENCLHCHKDITEIGALRYKNLSFSHNKHLDGYKRGFLKLECVSCHREIVIGSHIAVKDTTCFVCHFYKTPEGIPITGCPSCHKNPADKVYFKDVVFYHSLHLKRDIKCEFCHKNIIRFYGNMSLNCKKCHIRDVTNVSIPDLQMHSIHVNGFKIDCVSCHEKPEHKPVVDEKKCNLCHIGLFPTGS, from the coding sequence ATGAAATGGGTATGTCCGTTCTGTCAGACGGAAAACGACACGAAGGAGTATAAGTGCGAGGTGTGTGGAAAGGAGTTCAAGAAGTCAGGAGACCGGCTGGTGGAGGTCAAGAAGAGACCTCCGGAGTACCTGATCTCCCTTTTTTTGATAGGGGTCTTCATCCTCGGAAACGTGGTTTTGATAGCAATCGAATACGCCAGTGATCCTGAGCTGTGCACAACCTGTCACCAGATGGAGTACTACTTCCACAGCTGGGAGGAGTCGACCCACAGGGGGGTGAAGTGCTACCTCTGTCACTACGGCAGCAATCCTGTGGACTTTTTGAAAGGGGCGTATCATTCTCTCTCGGTTCTGACGGCAAAGCAGCCGCCGTATGTGAACCTGCCCGCCAACATCTCTTCGGAGAACTGCCTTCACTGCCACAAGGACATAACCGAGATCGGTGCGCTCAGGTACAAGAACCTGTCCTTCAGCCACAACAAGCACCTTGACGGCTACAAGAGAGGGTTCCTCAAGCTCGAGTGCGTGAGCTGCCACAGGGAGATCGTCATCGGGAGCCACATAGCCGTGAAGGACACCACCTGCTTCGTCTGCCACTTCTACAAGACTCCCGAGGGCATACCCATCACGGGGTGCCCGTCGTGCCACAAGAATCCGGCGGACAAGGTGTACTTCAAGGACGTTGTCTTCTACCACTCGCTCCACCTCAAGAGGGACATCAAGTGCGAGTTCTGCCACAAGAACATCATAAGGTTCTACGGCAACATGAGCCTGAACTGCAAGAAATGCCATATAAGGGATGTGACCAACGTCTCGATACCGGATCTGCAGATGCACTCAATCCATGTCAACGGCTTCAAGATAGACTGCGTCTCATGTCACGAAAAGCCGGAGCACAAGCCCGTGGTGGATGAGAAGAAGTGCAACCTATGTCACATCGGTCTCTTCCCCACCGGAAGCTGA
- a CDS encoding ZPR1 zinc finger domain-containing protein, protein MIPCPVCGEELNVVTATYDTPYFGKLLITSISCRCGFKHSDSFVAEIKDPVRFTIEVNKKTLFSKVVRSTSGTIRIPELGLAMEPGPASQGFITNVEGVLMRFEDVVEMAKRWNSDDADAVERCNFILEKLRLARDGKERLTIVLEDPHGNSMIISDEAFMEKMSEVEARSLKTGLTVVEITGEDYLKRVVDSASGGEETDVT, encoded by the coding sequence ATGATACCCTGCCCGGTTTGCGGAGAGGAGCTTAACGTTGTAACCGCAACCTACGACACACCATATTTTGGAAAGCTGCTGATAACCTCAATAAGCTGCCGGTGCGGATTTAAGCATTCAGACTCTTTTGTCGCCGAGATAAAGGATCCGGTCAGGTTTACGATCGAGGTCAACAAGAAGACGCTGTTCTCCAAGGTAGTGAGGTCAACCTCCGGCACAATAAGAATCCCGGAGCTCGGACTCGCGATGGAGCCCGGGCCGGCGAGTCAGGGGTTCATAACCAACGTCGAGGGAGTGCTGATGAGGTTCGAGGACGTTGTTGAGATGGCCAAGAGGTGGAACTCCGACGATGCGGATGCTGTCGAGAGGTGCAACTTCATACTCGAGAAGCTCAGACTCGCCAGAGATGGAAAGGAGAGGCTCACGATAGTCCTCGAGGATCCGCACGGGAACAGCATGATAATCAGCGACGAGGCGTTTATGGAAAAAATGAGTGAAGTTGAGGCCAGATCGCTCAAGACCGGCCTGACGGTGGTGGAGATCACCGGCGAGGACTACCTGAAGAGGGTGGTGGACTCAGCTTCCGGTGGGGAAGAGACCGATGTGACATAG
- a CDS encoding cell division protein SepF, protein MGIMEKLFGKQERVNVDEYEELDLSEFEAELEGDSETYIKVAEITSLNEIPEVRRQVYDGNIVIADVAFLKHDKLTLDRVLKDLRQLAEDVHGDIVGLGEDYVIITPMGIKIDRNKIRGTRR, encoded by the coding sequence ATGGGAATTATGGAGAAGCTCTTCGGCAAGCAGGAAAGAGTTAACGTGGACGAATACGAGGAACTCGATCTCAGCGAGTTCGAAGCCGAGCTTGAGGGAGACAGCGAAACGTACATCAAGGTGGCAGAGATCACGAGCCTCAACGAGATCCCCGAGGTCAGGAGGCAGGTTTACGATGGTAACATAGTCATAGCCGACGTGGCGTTTCTGAAGCACGACAAGCTCACGCTCGACAGAGTTCTCAAGGATCTCAGGCAGCTCGCAGAGGATGTTCACGGCGACATCGTGGGGCTTGGTGAGGACTACGTGATCATAACCCCCATGGGGATAAAGATCGACAGGAACAAGATCAGAGGAACTAGGAGATGA